The following coding sequences are from one Dreissena polymorpha isolate Duluth1 chromosome 8, UMN_Dpol_1.0, whole genome shotgun sequence window:
- the LOC127841139 gene encoding nascent polypeptide-associated complex subunit alpha, muscle-specific form-like: MSTAQGSPSAGPGVHDYQPKHRDFVRNTYSYDPNKSEFKPSQYKHEYISYKPANIGIYGEKERTAKPRDPPPKPISRPSKQVPRTTFNSYGGPRGPDIPTGAIGPEYRYPEYQYTHYKPTTYEPVKYNGDFIAGKTYHWDENSFKPVSGTEKYQLTENNYGGFRHFHFGDINDPISAKGSQGGTQEKKIPAEKARKATPKKPEVKAVPVIAAVAAVPVAKSGPKTFFTTGTQYQQTESITQMTQTIVNTVKSTGIQYETSQTRAFGTQVEQQSLTSTGIQTDTPSPSPQVAPLVMAGNITSKVEMKTQGVQCSEPKTTVKTEARGTQYDQTPVSSRHLPRETDIYPVSNPEEKRRESPVYRAQRTQSPEVVPIIAATSFQRNASQKPASPQTKTKSPSPRSDPTPQKSLSRDSRWTPSPEVPLVVPVVTKDASVAKAKTPAQAKPDLPEDRHPSPKAPVSLPKALPVLDSPPSAVTAEQQPVVQSKPPKVFVQPKTENVKDAPNHPKRSRLPPEITAHIEAYNSVHTNAITGSLPSMQRSMALT; this comes from the exons ATGTCGACAGCGCAAGGCAGTCCCTCGGCTGGTCCTGGTGTCCACGACTACCAACCCAAGCACAGGGACTTCGTACGGAACACGT ACTCGTACGACCCGAACAAAAGTGAGTTCAAACCTTCGCAATACAAACACGAATACATATCCTACAAGCCAGCAAACATTGGTATCTACGGGGAGAAGGAAAGAACAGCAAAACCGCGGGACCCTCCACCGAAGCCTATCTCGAGACCTAGCAAGCAGGTTCCGAGAACCACGTTTAATAGCTACGGGGGACCGCGTGGTCCGGATATTCCGACAGGAGCAATTGGACCGGAATACCGCTACCCTGAGTATCAATATACACATTACAAGCCGACGACGTACGAGCCTGTGAAATATAATGGCGATTTTATTGCAGGAAAGACATACCATTGGGATGAAAATAGCTTCAAACCGGTCTCGGGTACCGAGAAATATCAACTTACGGAAAACAATTATGGGGGATTCAGGCACTTCCATTTTGGAGATATTAATGATCCAATTTCAGCCAAAGG atcACAAGGTGGCACCcaagaaaaaaaaatacctgCAGAAAAAGCCCGGAAGGCGACACCAAAGAAACCGGAAGTAAAAGCGGTCCCGGTTATTGCAGCAGTCGCAGCGGTTCCGGTAGCAAAGTCCGGTCCGAAAACCTTCTTCACCACAGGGACGCAATACCAGCAAACGGAAAGCATAACGCAAATGACTCAGACCATTGTTAACACTGTGAAATCTACAGGGATACAATATGAGACTTCACAGACTAGAGCGTTCGGTACTCAGGTGGAGCAACAGTCACTTACTAGTACGGGTATACAAACGGACACGCCTTCTCCGTCACCACAGGTCGCGCCGCTGGTTATGGCGGGAAATATCACGAGCAAAGTGGAGATGAAAACACAGGGAGTGCAATGTTCAGAGCCCAAGACGACCGTGAAAACGGAGGCCCGAGGAACTCAGTACGACCAGACCCCAGTGAGTAGCCGACATTTGCCACGGGAGACCGACATATATCCCGTCTCAAACCCCGAGGAAAAACGTCGCGAGTCGCCG GTTTATCGTGCTCAAAGGACACAATCACCGGAAGTCGTCCCCATTATAGCGGCGACATCATTTCAGAGAAACGCGTCACAAAAACCAGCAAGCCCTCAAACAAAAACTAAATCTCCGTCCCCTAGGTCGGATCCAACTCCACAAAAGTCGCTAAGCAGAGATTCCAGATGGACTCCGTCACCGGAAGTTCCGTTGGTAGTTCCGGTGGTAACAAAAGACGCCAGTGTAGCAAAAGCCAAGACCCCCGCACAAGCAAAACCTGATCTACCGGAAGACAGACATCCATCACCAAAAGCACCGGTCTCTTTACCGAAAGCGTTGCCAGTTCTGGACAGTCCGCCTAGTGCTGTAACCGCTGAACAACAGCCGGTGGTCCAAAGCAAACCACCGAAAGTATTCGTTCAGCCTAAAACTGAAAACGTCAAAGATGCGCCAAATCATCCTAAAAGGTCACGGCTTCCCCCGGAAATTACCGCGCATATCGAGGCCTACAACTCTGTCCATACG AATGCCATTACGGGGTCACTACCTTCTATGCAACGCTCTATGGCACTTACGTAA